In Gambusia affinis linkage group LG06, SWU_Gaff_1.0, whole genome shotgun sequence, one DNA window encodes the following:
- the LOC122832500 gene encoding extracellular calcium-sensing receptor-like isoform X2 — MIFAIEEINNSTELLPGIKLGYRLYDSCVSVPVSVHVAFQLSNGQDPVVYTGDNCSQSGVVVAAVGDSGSSPSISMSHIMGPFNIPLVSHFATCACLSDKQQFPTFFRTIPSDHYQADALAKLVKHFGWTWIGAVHSDSDYGNNGMASFLEAALREGICVEYIESFFRTNQQSKIRRVADVIRRSTAVVVVAFTASGDMKVLLEELARDPPPPRQWIGSESWVTDPLLMSFSFCAGAIGVAIQKSVIPGLRDFLLDLSPSEVAASPLLSEFWEDAFNCSLTTTADPNKRGCDGTEDIKTLKSPYTDTSQLRISNLMYKAVYAIAHAIHSAVCQITNTAIHCDKHIKLEPKQVFIELKKVNFSKNGYHVSFDANGDPVAFYELVNWQKRGSGVIELVTVGYYDASLPRGQEFLINRNLTWLEGRKEVPVSVCSESCPPGTRKVLQKGKPICCYDCIPCPEGEISNMTDSPDCIPCPEEFWPNPKRDACLPKPVEFLSFDEVLSIILAVFSVGGAFLAIITGMLFFHHRTTPIVRANNSELSFLLLFSLTLCFLCSLTFIGAPSEWSCMLRHTAFGITFVLCISCVLGKTIVVLMAFKATLPGSNAMKWFGPPQQRMTVVSITFLQVVICIIWLVVSPPFPVKNLTTYKEKIILECALGSAVGFWAVLGYIGLLAVFCFVLAVLARKLPDNFNEAKMITFSMLIFCAVWITFIPAYVSSPGKFTVAVEIFAILASSFGLILCIFAPKCFIILLRPEKNTKKHLMNKN; from the exons ATGATCTTTGCCATTGAGGAGATAAACAACAGCACAGAGCTGCTGCCCGGCATCAAACTGGGATATCGTCTCTATGATTCCTGCGTATCGGTTCCTGTCTCGGTGCATGTTGCTTTTCAGCTGTCAAACGGTCAGGACCCTGTGGTTTACACAGGAGATAATTGTTCTCAGTCTGGAGTGGTGGTGGCTGCTGTGGGAGACTCTGGATCCTCTCCATCCATCAGCATGTCACACATCATGGGGCCCTTCAACATTCCTCTG gtGAGCCACTTTGCCACTTGTGCCTGCCTTTCAGACAAACAACAGTTCCCGACTTTTTTCAGAACGATTCCCAGTGACCATTACCAAGCTGACGCACTGGCCAAACTGGTGAAACACTTTGGATGGACGTGGATAGGAGCCGTCCATTCTGACTCAGATTATGGAAATAATGGCATGGCGTCTTTCCTAGAAGCTGCACTGAGAGAGGGGATCTGTGTGGAGTACATTGAATCCTTTTTTAGAACCAACCAACAGAGCAAGATCAGAAGAGTTGCAGACGTTATCCGTAG ATCCACAGCAGTGGTTGTGGTGGCATTTACAGCCTCTGGTGATATGAAAGTCCTTCTAGAAGAACTGGCTCGGGATCCTCCTCCACCTCGTCAGTGGATCGGGAGTGAATCTTGGGTAACAGATCCACTCTTGATGAGCTTCAGTTTCTGTGCAGGAGCCATCGGAGTTGCCATTCAGAAGTCTGTCATCCCAGGTCTGAGAGATTTCCTCCTGGATCTCTCTCCCTCTGAAGTGGCTGCTTCCCCACTGCTGTCTGAGTTCTGGGAGGATGCATTCAACTGCAGCCTCACAACAA ctgctgatCCAAACAAGAGAGGATGTGACGGAACTGAAGATATTAAAACCCTAAAAAGCCCGTACACTGACACATCTCAGTTAAGGATTTCTAACCTTATGTACAAGGCTGTTTATGCAATAGCACATGCCATTCACAGTGCAGTGTGTCAGATAACAAATACAGCCATTCACTGTGACAAACACATCAAACTAGAGCCAAAACAG gtttttattgAATTGAAGAAAGTGAACTTCTCCAAGAATGGCTACCATGTCTCATTTGATGCTAATGGAGACCCTGTGGCTTTTTATGAACTTGTAAACTGGCAGAAACGTGGGAGTGGAGTTATTGAACTGGTAACAGTGGGATATTATGATGCTTCACTGCCAAGAGGCCAGGAGTTTCTCATTAACAGAAACTTAACCTGGTTGGAAGGGAGAAAAGAA GTTCCAGTATCAGTTTGTTCAGAGAGTTGTCCTCCAGGAACTCGTAAAGtgttgcagaaaggaaaaccaaTCTGCTGCTATGACTGTATACCATGTCCTGAAGGAGAGATCAGTAATATGACAG attctcCTGATTGCATTCCATGTCCAGAAGAGTTCTGGCCAAATCCAAAGAGAGATGCTTGTCTGCCCAAACCAGTAGAATTTCTTTCCTTTGATGAAGTTCTGTCAATCATCCTggctgtattttctgttggtgGAGCCTTTCTGGCCATTATTACAGGAATGCTTTTCTTCCATCACAGAACAACTCCAATTGTCAGAGCCAACAACTCTGAgctgagcttcctgctgctcttctctctgACTCTGTGTTTCTTATGTTCATTAACTTTCATTGGAGCCCCCTCTGAGTGGTCCTGCATGCTGCGGCACACAGCTTTTGGCATCACATTTGTTCTCTGTATCTCCTGTGTTCTTGGCAAAACTATAGTGGTTCTAATGGCCTTTAAAGCTACACTTCCTGGTAGTAATGCTATGAAATGGTTTGGTCCTCCACAACAAAGAATGACTGTTGTGTCTATCACCTTTCTTCAGGTTGTTATATGTATCATTTGGTTGGTTGTGAGTCCTCCCTTCCCAGTGAAAAATCTGACCACCTACAAGGAGAAGATCATCCTGGAATGTGCGTTAGGCTCTGCTGTTGGTTTCTGGGCTGTGCTCGGCTACATCGGCCTGCTggctgtgttttgctttgtgttagcTGTTCTAGCTCGGAAACTACCTGATAATTTCAACGAAGCCAAGATGATAACCTTCAGCATGTTGATATTCTGTGCAGTCTGGATCACCTTCATCCCAGCTTATGTCAGCTCTCCTGGGAAATTTACTGTGGCTGTGGAGATATTTGCTATTCTGGCCTCCAGTTTTGGACTGATACTGTGTATATTTGCTCCaaagtgtttcatcattttgCTGCGGCCTGAAAagaacaccaaaaaacatttaatgaacaaGAATTGA
- the LOC122832500 gene encoding extracellular calcium-sensing receptor-like isoform X1, producing the protein MIFAIEEINNSTELLPGIKLGYRLYDSCVSVPVSVHVAFQLSNGQDPVVYTGDNCSQSGVVVAAVGDSGSSPSISMSHIMGPFNIPLVSHFATCACLSDKQQFPTFFRTIPSDHYQADALAKLVKHFGWTWIGAVHSDSDYGNNGMASFLEAALREGICVEYIESFFRTNQQSKIRRVADVIRRSTAVVVVAFTASGDMKVLLEELARDPPPPRQWIGSESWVTDPLLMSFSFCAGAIGVAIQKSVIPGLRDFLLDLSPSEVAASPLLSEFWEDAFNCSLTTTADPNKRGCDGTEDIKTLKSPYTDTSQLRISNLMYKAVYAIAHAIHSAVCQITNTAIHCDKHIKLEPKQVFIELKKVNFSKNGYHVSFDANGDPVAFYELVNWQKRGSGVIELVTVGYYDASLPRGQEFLINRNLTWLEGRKEVPVSVCSESCPPGTRKVLQKGKPICCYDCIPCPEGEISNMTEEFWPNPKRDACLPKPVEFLSFDEVLSIILAVFSVGGAFLAIITGMLFFHHRTTPIVRANNSELSFLLLFSLTLCFLCSLTFIGAPSEWSCMLRHTAFGITFVLCISCVLGKTIVVLMAFKATLPGSNAMKWFGPPQQRMTVVSITFLQVVICIIWLVVSPPFPVKNLTTYKEKIILECALGSAVGFWAVLGYIGLLAVFCFVLAVLARKLPDNFNEAKMITFSMLIFCAVWITFIPAYVSSPGKFTVAVEIFAILASSFGLILCIFAPKCFIILLRPEKNTKKHLMNKN; encoded by the exons ATGATCTTTGCCATTGAGGAGATAAACAACAGCACAGAGCTGCTGCCCGGCATCAAACTGGGATATCGTCTCTATGATTCCTGCGTATCGGTTCCTGTCTCGGTGCATGTTGCTTTTCAGCTGTCAAACGGTCAGGACCCTGTGGTTTACACAGGAGATAATTGTTCTCAGTCTGGAGTGGTGGTGGCTGCTGTGGGAGACTCTGGATCCTCTCCATCCATCAGCATGTCACACATCATGGGGCCCTTCAACATTCCTCTG gtGAGCCACTTTGCCACTTGTGCCTGCCTTTCAGACAAACAACAGTTCCCGACTTTTTTCAGAACGATTCCCAGTGACCATTACCAAGCTGACGCACTGGCCAAACTGGTGAAACACTTTGGATGGACGTGGATAGGAGCCGTCCATTCTGACTCAGATTATGGAAATAATGGCATGGCGTCTTTCCTAGAAGCTGCACTGAGAGAGGGGATCTGTGTGGAGTACATTGAATCCTTTTTTAGAACCAACCAACAGAGCAAGATCAGAAGAGTTGCAGACGTTATCCGTAG ATCCACAGCAGTGGTTGTGGTGGCATTTACAGCCTCTGGTGATATGAAAGTCCTTCTAGAAGAACTGGCTCGGGATCCTCCTCCACCTCGTCAGTGGATCGGGAGTGAATCTTGGGTAACAGATCCACTCTTGATGAGCTTCAGTTTCTGTGCAGGAGCCATCGGAGTTGCCATTCAGAAGTCTGTCATCCCAGGTCTGAGAGATTTCCTCCTGGATCTCTCTCCCTCTGAAGTGGCTGCTTCCCCACTGCTGTCTGAGTTCTGGGAGGATGCATTCAACTGCAGCCTCACAACAA ctgctgatCCAAACAAGAGAGGATGTGACGGAACTGAAGATATTAAAACCCTAAAAAGCCCGTACACTGACACATCTCAGTTAAGGATTTCTAACCTTATGTACAAGGCTGTTTATGCAATAGCACATGCCATTCACAGTGCAGTGTGTCAGATAACAAATACAGCCATTCACTGTGACAAACACATCAAACTAGAGCCAAAACAG gtttttattgAATTGAAGAAAGTGAACTTCTCCAAGAATGGCTACCATGTCTCATTTGATGCTAATGGAGACCCTGTGGCTTTTTATGAACTTGTAAACTGGCAGAAACGTGGGAGTGGAGTTATTGAACTGGTAACAGTGGGATATTATGATGCTTCACTGCCAAGAGGCCAGGAGTTTCTCATTAACAGAAACTTAACCTGGTTGGAAGGGAGAAAAGAA GTTCCAGTATCAGTTTGTTCAGAGAGTTGTCCTCCAGGAACTCGTAAAGtgttgcagaaaggaaaaccaaTCTGCTGCTATGACTGTATACCATGTCCTGAAGGAGAGATCAGTAATATGACAG AAGAGTTCTGGCCAAATCCAAAGAGAGATGCTTGTCTGCCCAAACCAGTAGAATTTCTTTCCTTTGATGAAGTTCTGTCAATCATCCTggctgtattttctgttggtgGAGCCTTTCTGGCCATTATTACAGGAATGCTTTTCTTCCATCACAGAACAACTCCAATTGTCAGAGCCAACAACTCTGAgctgagcttcctgctgctcttctctctgACTCTGTGTTTCTTATGTTCATTAACTTTCATTGGAGCCCCCTCTGAGTGGTCCTGCATGCTGCGGCACACAGCTTTTGGCATCACATTTGTTCTCTGTATCTCCTGTGTTCTTGGCAAAACTATAGTGGTTCTAATGGCCTTTAAAGCTACACTTCCTGGTAGTAATGCTATGAAATGGTTTGGTCCTCCACAACAAAGAATGACTGTTGTGTCTATCACCTTTCTTCAGGTTGTTATATGTATCATTTGGTTGGTTGTGAGTCCTCCCTTCCCAGTGAAAAATCTGACCACCTACAAGGAGAAGATCATCCTGGAATGTGCGTTAGGCTCTGCTGTTGGTTTCTGGGCTGTGCTCGGCTACATCGGCCTGCTggctgtgttttgctttgtgttagcTGTTCTAGCTCGGAAACTACCTGATAATTTCAACGAAGCCAAGATGATAACCTTCAGCATGTTGATATTCTGTGCAGTCTGGATCACCTTCATCCCAGCTTATGTCAGCTCTCCTGGGAAATTTACTGTGGCTGTGGAGATATTTGCTATTCTGGCCTCCAGTTTTGGACTGATACTGTGTATATTTGCTCCaaagtgtttcatcattttgCTGCGGCCTGAAAagaacaccaaaaaacatttaatgaacaaGAATTGA
- the LOC122832505 gene encoding extracellular calcium-sensing receptor-like, which translates to MEVGLRLAVSLFELIIVLVLGGTLDDLKHKILPTEALTAAAGSVTLPSEQCILHGTPPAPAFSLHGDFVIGGSFLIHYKMQTMINNYTIKPEPLRCTSLHPRELRFSRTMIFAIEEINNSTELLPGIKLGYQIHDTCSSVPVAVRAAFQLLNGQDPVFYQGRNCSQSGVVVAAVGDSGSTSSISMSRIMGPFNLPLVSHFATCACLSDKQEYPTFFRTVPSDQFQADALAKLVKHFGWTWIGAVHSDSDYGNNGMASFLKAANSEEICVEYIESFYRTDPQSKIRRVADVIRRSTATVVVAFVADGDMKVLLEELDLDPPPPRQWIGSESWITDPNSMSFGFCAGAIGVAIQKSVIPGLRDFLLDLSPSNVAASSVLTEFWEEAFNCSLTKTAVLTKRQCDGTEDIKVLENPYTETSQLRITNMVYKAVYAVAHAIHDVVCQETENKTKCDKHSFMEPKQLLAALKKVNFTQNSYHVSFDKNGDAAAFYELVNWQKSESGVTELVTVGYYDASLPKGQEFLINRKLTWFDSGTQVPVSVCSESCPPGTRKVLQKGKPICCYDCIPCPEGEISNMTDSLDCLLCPQEFWPNANKDACSPKPVEFLSFDEVLSIILTAFSVGGAVLTVITAVIFFHHRTTPIVRANNSELSFLLLFSLTLCFLCSLTFIGAPSEWSCMLRHTAFGITFVLCISCVLGKTIVVLMAFKATLPGSNAMKWFGPVQQRMTVVSFTFIQVIICIIWLVVSPPFPVKNLTTYKEKIILECALGSAVGFWAVLGYIGLLAVFFLLAVLARKLPDNFNEAKMITFSMLIFCAVWITFIPAYVSSPGKFTVAVEIFAILASSFGLILCIFAPKCFIILFQPEKNTKKSLMNKH; encoded by the exons ATGGAGGTTGGCTTGAGATTAGCAGTGAGTTTGTTTGAGCTGATCATTGTTCTGGTGTTGGGTGGGACTCTagatgatctgaaacataaGATTCTCCCTACAGAAGctctcactgctgctgctggcagcGTCACATTACCATCAGAGCAATGCATCCTACATGGTACTCCTCCTGCACCCGCATTCTCACTGCATGGAGATTTTGTAATTGGAGGCTCTTTCTTAATTCATTACAAAATGCAAACGATGATTAATAACTACACCATCAAGCCTGAGCCTCTAAGATGCACAAG CTTACATCCCAGGGAGCTGCGCTTTTCTCGCACAATGATCTTTGCCATTGAGGAGATAAACAACAGCACAGAGCTGCTGCCGGGAATCAAACTGGGCTATCAGATCCACGACACCTGCTCATCTGTGCCTGTAGCTGTGCGTGCTGCATTTCAGCTACTGAACGGCCAGGACCCCGTGTTTTACCAGGGCAGGAATTGTTCTCAATCTGGAGTGGTGGTGGCTGCTGTGGGAGACTCTGGATCGACTTCATCCATCAGCATGTCACGTATCATGGGGCCCTTCAACCTTCCTCTG GTGAGCCATTTTGCAACTTGCGCCTGCCTGTCAGACAAACAAGAATATCCAACATTTTTCAGAACCGTTCCCAGTGACCAGTTCCAAGCTGATGCCCTGGCCAAGCTGGTGAAACACTTTGGTTGGACTTGGATTGGTGCCGTCCACTCGGACTCGGATTATGGAAATAATGGCATGGCATCCTTTCTTAAGGCAGCAAACAGTGAGGAGATCTGTGTGGAGTACATTGAATCATTTTATCGGACTGACCCACAAAGCAAGATCAGAAGAGTTGCTGATGTTATCCGCAG GTCAACAGCAACAGTTGTTGTTGCGTTTGTAGCAGATGGTGACATGAAGGTTCTGTTAGAAGAGCTGGATCTGGACCCTCCTCCACCTCGTCAGTGGATCGGAAGTGAATCTTGGATAACAGACCCAAACTCCATGAGCTTTGGTTTCTGTGCAGGAGCCATTGGAGTTGCCATTCAGAAATCTGTCATCCCAGGTCTGAGAGATTTCCTCCTGGATCTCTCTCCATCTAATGTCGCTGCCTCCTCAGTGCTGACTGAGTTCTGGGAAGAGGCATTCAACTGCAGCCTGACAAAAA ctgcagTTCTAACCAAGAGACAGTGTGATGGAACTGAAGATATTAAAGTGCTTGAAAACCCGTACACTGAAACATCTCAGCTAAGAATCACTAACATGGTGTACAAGGCTGTTTATGCTGTAGCACATGCCATACATGATGTTGTATGTCAGGAAACAgagaacaagacaaaatgtgacaaacacaGCTTTATGGAGCCCAAACAG CTTTTAGCTGCATTAAAGAAAGTGAACTTTACCCAAAACAGTTATCATGTCTCATTTGATAAAAATGGAGACGCTGCGGCTTTTTATGAACTTGTAAACTGGCAGAAAAGTGAGAGTGGAGTTACTGAACTGGTAACAGTGGGATATTATGATGCATCTCTGCCAAAGGGCCAGGAGTTTCTCATTAACAGGAAATTAACCTGGTTTGACAGTGGAACACAA GTTCCAGTGTCAGTTTGTTCAGAGAGTTGTCCTCCAGGAACTCGTAAAGtgttgcagaaaggaaaaccaaTCTGCTGCTATGACTGTATACCATGTCCTGAAGGAGAGATCAGTAATATGACAG atTCTCTTGATTGTTTACTGTGTCCTCAAGAGTTCTGGCCAAATGCAAACAAAGACGCCTGTTCTCCCAAACCTGTTGAGTTTCTTTCATTCGATGAAGTCCTGTCAATTATCCTGACTGCATTTTCTGTTGGTGGAGCCGTACTCACTGTCATAACAGCAGTGATTTTCTTCCATCACAGAACAACTCCAATTGTCAGAGCCAACAACTCTGAGCTGAgtttcctgctgctcttctctctgACTCTGTGTTTCTTATGTTCATTAACTTTCATTGGAGCCCCCTCTGAGTGGTCCTGCATGCTGCGGCACACAGCGTTTGGCATCACATTTGTTCTCTGTATCTCCTGTGTTCTTGGCAAAACTATAGTGGTTCTAATGGCCTTTAAAGCTACACTTCCTGGTAGTAATGCTATGAAATGGTTTGGTCCTGTACAGCAAAGAATGACTGTTGtatcttttacatttattcaagtTATAATATGTATCATTTGGTTGGTTGTGAGTCCTCCCTTCCCAGTGAAAAATCTGACCACCTACAAGGAGAAGATCATCCTGGAATGTGCGTTAGGCTCTGCTGTTGGTTTCTGGGCTGTGCTCGGCTACATCGGCCTGctggctgtgttttttttgttagctgTTCTAGCTCGGAAACTACCTGATAATTTCAACGAAGCCAAGATGATAACCTTCAGCATGTTGATATTCTGTGCAGTCTGGATCACCTTCATCCCAGCTTATGTCAGCTCTCCTGGGAAATTTACTGTGGCTGTGGAGATATTTGCTATTCTGGCCTCCAGTTTTGGACTTATACTGTGTATATTTGCTCCaaagtgtttcatcattttgtttcaacCAGAAAAGAACACCAAGAAAAGTTTGATGAACAAACACTGA